In the genome of Arachis stenosperma cultivar V10309 chromosome 6, arast.V10309.gnm1.PFL2, whole genome shotgun sequence, the window TAAGTATAGACCACCATTTACAAAGACATGCTTCTTAGATTTTGAGTGTTTCagtcaaaaaaagaaaaaaaatctcaaTCCTGTGAAAACTAAAAGCAGTATGATTACCAATTGAATCATTTTACACAGTTTtcaaagaatttaattttgattgtCTAATAGTATGAAATATTTTTCACAAATCACAGTCATctaattttatctatttttcaaGGATCAAGATCCTCCAAAGTAAAAAATTAGTAAAGTGGTAAAATGAAGAGTTAATCACTCTTAAATTAAGATAGTATGGTACACATTTCATGAAGTTACAAAATCAACGGTGATTAACCCCTAACTTTACTACTTTATCAATTTTTTCACTTTAAAGGATataaatttgttttttaataactatgtatgtgaaaaatagttatttttactaatctattaatatataataggaGAGCAGTACATGGTTCTTTACATGACAAGTGTTATAGTTCTACATTTGACAAGTGTTACCCTGAAAAATTGACAAGTGTTTATTTTTAATGAATGAGAAATATTGTATTCAACAATTCTTTCCTTGGTTCTTTATTCAATATTCAGACAAGACAGGATGCTTTCGTTGAGCGggaattttttcttcaaaaaatttttgaatttcaaaattattatttaaatatcttttttgCCCACATTTTGTTTGTTTCTCCATTCAATTCTCAGCTCATAAGTCACAACCGAAACAGAAAATCGGTCCGTCTCACTCACACTCACTCGCGATTTTTGGAACACCGATTTTTTGCATACATTTCAGTCAGTGCTGGGCGTGTCGCTCGGCAACACCGTGTCGGGTTCGGTGGTCCTGATCGTGACGACCTTACCGGTACTGATAACTGGGATGCTGATCTCTTCTTCTGGAAGAAATCGTCGGATCCGAGCAGGAAGGTGAAACCGGTAATACTCAAAGGATGTTATAGGTAAGCACAATGGAAGCTgcttttttgtttctttgtacCCTTAACTGATGTGCTACAGCTCTGATTTGAGGGTTTCTCCTCTGAACAATACTTTGATCTGTTTGTATATAcataatgctttgctgtaaaCATAGCCTTTCAATTTTCTCAGCTCTTTTCTTCTAACAAGTGATAACCAACAATGGCTTCAATGGCAGCGTTTTCTTCTAGCACCTTCTACACCAACCTCAAGTTTTGCACCAAATCCAACAACAGCAACAGCAACTTGAACTGAAGGTacactttattattttttctttgctAAAGATATGAAACTATTGAATTTAATTACCTATTTTCTGAAATTGCTGAAGTTGAAATATTTTTACCATTTTGAAGGGAACTCATATTGAGAAGCAATGAAATAGCAACAGTTAGTGCTatcttcaatttcaatttcaggtaaccccttttttatgttcttttttTCCCCTGTTTATCATTATCACCAACGAAAGttgttcaatttttttatattataattattttcatGCAAATTTGGAATATCttaatttaagattttatatttttccttATTGCATTGGCCTTTGTTTCTTCttggttttttaaaatttaaacatgattTTTCATTTGTTTAAATTTCTGATTTTATATCTGTTGATAATTTGTGTTTCGTTATTTTTGAATTAAGGTAAGGTCGTGTGTCGTTTATTTTGATTTGaggaaaaagatttgattttggaaaTTTTCTGTGGTGATTTATTGGGCTTCTTTGCTTTGATTTATGCCTTTGTTTGCTCTAATTTTGTATTATGGTTTGTTTCTTTCTTACATATGCAGTGTGCCTTCTCATACAACTTCTCATACAAATTTGATGAACCATTTTGctctttcttttaaaaaatttagaaacaatttcattcttcattaaaaatattgagaaaaGGACAATCCCATTTCCATTCTCAGAATTGTTGTCATTACTTGATCAAATCAAAATGCCCTTGATGGTAAGAATGAAAAATATCTAACACTTTTGATGGTATATGGGCAAAACATCTAGAGAGGAGTAAAAATTTATTTCCTTTCAATAGATCTCCAAagttgaattatttttttaaaattatgtctttttgtttttttttttttggtgactaattATGTCTTTTTGTTTAATctgcttctctcttttttttttttttcctttttttcctcATAGTTGATCAGATAATTAATTTTGGCAGGGAGTGTAAGTGGAGGTTGGAGTGTTCCAGCACCAAAAGCATCTCTTGAGGCTTGGCAACGATTTTTATGATGTTCTTAAAGGAAAATAAGAATGTTGCTGCTTTGACAACTAAAGCTAAGGTTAGAAAGTAGTCAGTTTTGAAAGGGCTGAAAATTCCTTGAGGAAAGAGGATTTATAATGTTAGTTATTTCCTTACttcttttattattgtatttaaGTTTTAAGTAAATTTCAAAACTAAATTATTCCAACAATATTTATCTGTTTATGTATATGATGGAAAAGCATTGATTTAGTGTGTGTATGAACTTTTAATAATAAGTACTCAAAGTGCTAAGGAGATAGGTTGTTCATATACACTGGTGCAGTTTGCGTTTGTTTGTGTGAAGAAGAATCAGTACATAAGTTCATAATAACACTATTGCTTAAAAAAAAGGTGGATTCTATGGTGTCTTTCATTGTGGTGCCTAAATTGTCTAACttttataagtaaaaaataaaatgtataaagtaaaagtaaaatatttaaagtttattaaatattattttttcgcCTTTTTTAATAAGTTAAGCACCATGTCTTAGGTACCATAgcattcataaaaaaaaaaaaaacagaggaAAAACAGGTTTTGGGAAATGAAGCTTTTATGATCCTAATTGCTTTTGCTTGACCCTGTAAGCTTAAAAATAATACTTGAATCCCATTGAGTGTACCAGTTAATTCAACATGGTGTTTTAACTATATCATATATCGTTCCTTCTAtctatatttttagaatttgaatgaattgattattttatctaatttttatgtcTTTCCTATATATATGTCTTTAGATTAttgttgtatattttttaaaacttttctCATTTTGACCAGTATCGAAATGTTACAACTTTGCTTAGCCATGATTGCATTGTTCAAAGGAGGCACCAAAAGGTACGAAAGTTTCCTGTTATCACATATAATTGTTGGGTAAAAGTATCATTTTTAAGGAAATGCTTTCATAGTAGTGTGTTATAATTCTTGGTTGGAATCTTTGAGTAGGATATAATATATAGCTTTAGTGCATATTATATAGGATGCAGTTACTTTTGTTTTGACATTAGCTTATGACTGTTGTCTGCTTCATAAAATAGATCAAACTATTAATTATTGTCTTCTGATAAATTGATGGCCTCTGTTTTTGAAGGAAGTAATTTTTGTTCTGATTCTACTGACATAATGTATAGACTGCTTTTGAAGAGAAATCTGCTCTGGCTAAGCATGAGGCTGAACTTtcaatgttaaaaaaaaaagaagaaagctcACTTGAAGATGTTGAATAGCTAAAAGGTATCACTTTTATGACTTATTATTTCCTATGCATTGGGTATAGCTAGGGGAAGCATTTAGTTGCTTTGCATCTTCAGTCGGTTGGAGGATTCATAGGTATAAAAGGGAAGTGTAGCTGTCACTGTTTTATAAGTAATTTGGTGTACATAGCAGGAGTGAAAAATCGAATCTATAGTCAAGAGAAAAGGAGTCTAGAGGAGTGGTACATAGAGGTGATTCAAATGAGAAACAAATGAACGGAGGATAGAAATTGTTTTTATCTATTGTAGTTTTGGTGTTTGTTGTTGCCTTGGTCTGGTCTTCATGTTTTTgttttggcaaaaaaaaaaaaaaaaaaaaaactctttggCTACTGCAATATGAGGAAGTTCCAATAAGTATAGATAATTTATATGTGAACTGCTTTGGTAAGAATAATGTCTTCGAGAGATTGATCCTTTGTGTTTTTATGTGTTTGATTTCGGAAAAAAACAGGTCAAAAGCAATTTTTTTTCCAGTTGGGATTGTACATGGTTCCTTTGAAAGAAGATGTTATCTTGGTAATTTCatctattaataataatttattgcaatataagataagattataaaaaaattgagctATTCTCAATGTTCATAATTTTCAATTGCTTGGATTAAATGTGTGAAAATTGAATACTAAATCACTTTGTAAACGTGAAAATTGTGTGGATTAAAGGTATGTTCCTTCCATTGTgttatttaatctttttttattattattagtaattagtaacaaattaatttctagctgtttagttttaatttggGCTGTGTGATTTGATTTTTGAGTCATCTTAATTTACATTGGCGAAAATTTAtgatatttatttgattttttttcctttttttagtGTCTCAAATTAATCAGGGCTTAATATTCTCTCTCTGGCAGGTAGTAACATATACATATTACAAAATCACAATCTATGCCCCAAAATTTCAAAGTTGGCCATGATTTTACACACATACAAATacgaataatatttttcttataatgACTTGGATGACTTGATAGCAAGCACCATCTCCTTAGGCTTCTATTTTAGTTTCTTATTCAGGGATAAGCATTCGGTACGTATTCATGTGTATTTCTATTTGTCAATTGTTTATTATGCAGTATTGGATACGTGTCTTAGTTGTTGAGAGTTTGAAGAGTGTTTAAGCCTATGGTGTAAATTAATTGCTTGCTATATATGTGTATATAATAATGTTATAGGTGCTATGTTGAACATATTAGTAAAATAAGAATATTATAAAGTATAGTTAGAGTCTTTTGATATATGTAATAAGTTGGTGCTTTCTTTTTGGATGAACTCTTCTGTTCTTATTTGTTGAGCACCTGACGTGATTAaccaataattaaaatttatcctTTACATTATGTTATTGGATAATCTATTATGTTTGTCTACTATTAACTATATTATTgcttttttatattaattttatgtcctatctttttttaaaaaaatattgaatatatGATGTTTTGATTTATCTGCAACTAAATTTTAAGTATTTCTAATTCTTTGTAAGAAAAAGAGCAGGTAAAAGTGAAGGAGAGGATTGACAAAtgtacaaaaaagaaaaaaaaaatactaaaatatatttCGTTATGTTTTTTTAATAAGAGTCTAATTGGAATTATGTtagtttaataaaaattttttagtgTTGTTCTATGTTTCAACATTAATGTTTTAACATCAATGAACTTTGTGTATTTTTATACTAGAATAATATATTTTGTGATAAATTAAACTATCTTCTATTGAATATGTAAAGGAAaggaaaaaatttttgaaacaaaaattaaaattgatgaGGCAGAAACTTTAATAAATTAGCCAATTATATATGCTTAGGtagaacaaaaatattaattatgttGTATTAACTATTTGTTAAATAACTGTATATCTCAATTgctgttttattttattggaaTAATTATGCTGATGAAATTATATGACAAATGTgtctaattttttgaaaatacatCATTATTAGTTTATGTAATTAATAGTTGGAATTTGTTGATGCGATATTTGAgtaatttttttggaatttatgtattaaagaataagaatttaatataacaagaaattaatcacTTAATTTATCTATGTACTAAGTAAACTAATCcgtttaataaatatatattaatttttgtgtAAATAAGTACGTTGACTCACGAGTTTTGGTACATCAGTTACAAGGTAAGAAAACAAGCCTCATTTAGAGAtaatatgaaagaaaaaattacATACTACATGAAAACATAGGAGTTTAGATTTAGAATTGCATATATTCGAATTGCAGGACAATGTAACTAATATATGTATATCAGCTGGAAATTTGGTTGTTCTTCGTAGTCACATATTAAATAAGAGAAGAAGGAAGGATTGCTGAAATACTATTGTATATAGTGATTTTGTATTTAAAGTATGAAAGTAGCATTCTGATAGGAAGATGGTGATGTAATGATAAGCATTATTTTTTCCATTACGAGAATGGTGAATGTTATGATTCAATTAATATAATTCGCTATGTGTCAACGATAAGATCTAAAGACCTTATAATAAGCTTATTAGGATTTTACTATTGTACATTTTAGCTCGGTTTATGGATATTAAATAACACACATTAATGCAATTtgtagaatttattatttaattacttaataatatACTTATCATAAACTGAATTAGTTAGATTCAGGTCTAAATATATAATTGAATATCACATAGTTAATAATTGTTGTCTATgtaattacaataaaaatatttgtataatcaatttaatgtttttttatgtataataataacgtagtattataaatttttttaaatacggATACATAATAGTTTTTTCACATATAAGTAAAAttcattaatataaaataaaaaaaagtttatttcatctatcaaaaatagaaaatcaaataatattttattttgcatAACAAATTTtatgcataaaaaaaattaaaataaaaataataacttttaatataaataatatatattcattacaagataatataattgatatatattagatcataaatatatattaatttttttattaaataaattatatataaatagttaaatacaataaaataaattatatacatGACCCGGGCGTAGCCCGGGCTCTACACTAGTGTAATATGAAAATCAAATCCTTTTCCAAAATATTAAAGGAAGAAATAAATGGCAACAATGTTTTTTAATCTTATAAAATAACCAATTCTTACTTAGTAGTTAGAAAGATAAATCATTTCCCAATTACCCCCATAAGAATTGAAGTGAAAAGCAAACATGGAGATTACAAATTAGTCTTATAaacaattcaaaaattcaaacaactCAAACATGGGAAGAGAGCTTGTGCTCGTGAATTTACTGCCCTTAATTGGGGAGGGTAGTTATTGTTATGAGTactaaaaaaagagaaaataatttatattcgtagctaattacaaaaataacctTGATTTATGTAGGTTAGCACACAAATCAGACAAAGTGGTCCTAACACTTGTCTTGAGCTAAAGGTTAAGATGGCagattaattaaattattgataGGGACTACTAAGGAAAATTCCCAGAAAAGATGGTGCAATGTGAAGGCATGTTTTAGCGAGAAAAAGGTAAATCTGACTTCTAACATACGGCACTTgcaaacaattgaaaaagcattCTATACCAATGTGGTTTCAAAGAATACAAAGTGGTAAAATTTGGATACAAGACATAAACACAGTCATTAACTGCAAGTGATATAGGTTACCACTAATATGTGATAATAGTAATATATCAAAACTAAAAACATCACTTATGAAATTGGAATCTAAGAAAATGAGTGAGTGGAGAAAATCAAAAGGGGCAAAAATGGGAAAGCTCAACATATCATTCCAATCTCAATTTCAAAAACATCACTAGTGCAGGACTCTATATTGTGACATTTAAGGTATTAAGGCTAAATACACTGCCAAGGTTGTTTAACCTATGTATACGGGCTCCCCGAATTTTCTAACCTGATTGATTGCGACTTGATTTATGATGTCGTCTCTCTTTCCTATATCTTGATTGTTCAGGATCGAAACCACCTTCCTCTGCTCCATAGACAGCCCATGAAGGTGTAGCAGTCATGTAATCTGTGCTGTCAAAAGTTCTTCCAGACGCCACCTGATTTTAAACGAAgtttcataaataaaataacaactCAAAGTCAGTTCAGCATAGCAGGAAAGCCAGGAAAACAGACACCTACCAGGTCATGAAATTTATCATAGTCTATCCATGTATACCACTTGCCATCAATCTTGAACTTCTTAGTCTTTGCTAAGAGAACACAACATGAATGAGCATGTTCACAAGCAACTTCATACTCCCCTTGGCTTTTCAGAGCAAGGGCCTCTGAAAAAGCTTTCACATCAGCATGCCAAGGCACATTTTCCATCGTCAATTTTGATGTGGCAGAGCTGCAAAAGAAAATCAAGAGATAATTGTCACTGAATGGTGCTTTTGACAAACGAGAAGATATCTTGAGCAAAGAGGGTGCAcagaagagaaggaagaagcaTACGAGCCACAATATGTAACTCCCTTGATTTCAACAAAGTCAGGTTCTCCAATACTAAAGAGCTTGTAATAAGCATCAACATCTTCAGTGTTCCAACCTTTCACCAATGTCAAGCGGTATACAGTTCTTTGATGTTTTTCCTTCAGGGCTGTCAAGGAATCCTGGCACATAATAGACCAGTTGATCAAGAGAACATAGAATATATCAAATGGCAACATAAAATAAACTGATATAGGATAAAGGACCATATACTAAGGATCCTCAATTTGAATCCAAACCAGAGCTTGGCAACATCAGGCAGGGAAACTACATCTCTATAAAACTGTAAGTGAAATTACACATTTCACATCCTATGCTTATTGTTATTGATTACTGTGATGATTTGTTATCAGAATATAATTTCACACAGTTTTTCACTGTCAATTAAAATGGACTCACAATGAATCGTTCCCAGAAATCTCCAAAGAGTGGCCTATCAATTGCCTTCAAGGAGTCTTTTGTTGCAGCATCTACACTGACATATAACTGCAAGacacaaacaagaaaattaagtTTGGCTCGTATACAAGCATGTTTTAAGATGTGAAACTCTGGAAGCTACACAAAACCTGGGTGAGAGGCTTCATTGACTTTATTTTATCTGGAAACTGTGCATTTGTCACCAGAAAAGTGGAAATTCTCCTTTTGTGCAGTTCATCCACAAGTGTATTTATCTCTGGATACATAATAGGTTCCCCAACAAGAGATAATGCACAATGTCGTGGTGTAAGACCTTCGTTTAGTCGCTCCAGGGTAACTCCTACGATAAAGTTAGAGTGGATCAATTAAAGTGATGACAAAGATATTGATTCTCCCACCACAACAGCACACATGCATATATTTGGAGGTGAGTCCTAAAACTGAAGTCATTACATGCATAAAAGTGCAACCCCTAGCAAAATATTGAAATAGGAAACTTTTTTGTCAGCTCTATTGTCTAACTGTGTGGGTTCATCAATCAGCAACATAGCTTCATACTATGAAATTATCAAGcataaaaacataaatttaCCAGGAACTCCTTTCATTTGTTTAATCATATTTGAATGCATCTCTATTGCAGAATTTACAATCTCTATTGGATCATCCATCTTCCATTGCCAACTTTTTCCCACTGGATTTGTGTGATGTCTCCAACAAAAAACACATTTATTTGCACAGGCCAGGCTAGGGGTTGCCTCCATGCACCtattcattcaaaaaaaaaaaaaggggaaaaccAAAAGCAAATGTTTAGTGAAAATGATTCCAAAATACCAATGACTGGATAATAAAAGTAAGGCTGCTACAGTATGCCAAAGTAACAATAATATACCACATGTTTTTCTtccatatatttatttattaccttctcttccttttctgttaatttttttaaaattattgataCACTACAATGTGATGAGATTTACTCTTACATTACAGAGTGCAGTATTATAAAAACTATGAAGCTCAGGCATAATGAAACTAACGTAGTGAATAAATATCTATAGTTGCCATctaaaagaaatttaaaagttGTAGCACCTCAAGCATAATGAAACTAACAGTAcctaaaacaaataaaagagcACAGTAAGGCAAGTTACTTTACCTATGGCTCTCAATACCATAGAATGAATGCTTGTAGCAACCACCCCGTCCTCGAAGCTGTGACTTGGTCCA includes:
- the LOC130936670 gene encoding S-adenosyl-L-methionine-dependent tRNA 4-demethylwyosine synthase, with the translated sequence MPSALSSFPARVTLLALFSATTFYFLYKSRRLRHLKTLALSSKHTTRGKILFVSQTGTSKNLAQRLHNLLASNGVVFDLVDAQSYEPEDLPKETLVLIVASTWEDGNPPSGARFFATWLAESVKDFRVGALLLKGCRFGVFGVGSRAYGERFNAVAKGFVKQIRDLGGSEVVPLGEGDVDGGELDLDFEKWCEKVVGFLKGKVLENGVNGNLECGVYDSEEESEGESDLEEEEIVDLEDIAGKVPPRKKTAAAAESNGNGNGKVNGQREMVTPVIRANLEKQGYKIIGSHSGVKICRWTKSQLRGRGGCYKHSFYGIESHRCMEATPSLACANKCVFCWRHHTNPVGKSWQWKMDDPIEIVNSAIEMHSNMIKQMKGVPGVTLERLNEGLTPRHCALSLVGEPIMYPEINTLVDELHKRRISTFLVTNAQFPDKIKSMKPLTQLYVSVDAATKDSLKAIDRPLFGDFWERFIDSLTALKEKHQRTVYRLTLVKGWNTEDVDAYYKLFSIGEPDFVEIKGVTYCGSSATSKLTMENVPWHADVKAFSEALALKSQGEYEVACEHAHSCCVLLAKTKKFKIDGKWYTWIDYDKFHDLVASGRTFDSTDYMTATPSWAVYGAEEGGFDPEQSRYRKERRHHKSSRNQSG